From a region of the Thermomicrobium roseum DSM 5159 genome:
- a CDS encoding phytoene desaturase family protein: protein MTGPQYDAIVIGSGHNGLIAAGYLAKAGKQVLVLERRPIIGGATVTEEHFPGYRLSTCSYVCSLLLPEVVRDLEMPKYGYEVRPFDPQYFVPFPDGRYLMVYLDERRTHAELAKFSRRDAERWHDYWAMWNRMIARFRPFILRPAPTLGELEQAFAGPDGLEDLRTLLLKSIAEVLDTFFESEEIKAPLCTGGVIGVNLGPKSPGTAYVKFHHLLGNLNGHQGAWGFVRGGMGSIAEALAGFCRDHGVTILTDAEVAEIDVSDGAARGVRLTDGRRFSARVILSNADPQRTFLQMVPANALPASFRDAITRMKVKGSVVKVLLGLNQLPNFRCLPGTEIGPQHTGGIVINPSIDYLERAWEDCKHGRPSARPFMDCYIQSATEDGLAPPGKHVMSLYVQYAPYDLAEGTWEERKDEIGRNIIDTLAEYAPNMWDAIEHMSVLGPRDIEDVIGITGGNIFHGEITPDQMFVFRPAPGFSGYESPIERLYLCGSGAWPGGAVFGAPGRNCALQVLADLERRGG from the coding sequence ATGACAGGACCTCAGTACGATGCGATCGTCATCGGATCCGGGCACAACGGACTCATCGCTGCCGGCTACCTGGCCAAGGCTGGTAAGCAGGTGCTCGTTCTCGAACGACGTCCCATCATCGGTGGAGCGACCGTCACCGAGGAACACTTCCCTGGTTATCGACTGTCCACTTGCTCCTATGTGTGCAGCCTGCTCCTTCCCGAAGTGGTTCGCGACCTCGAGATGCCCAAGTACGGTTACGAAGTCCGTCCCTTCGACCCGCAATATTTCGTACCGTTTCCGGATGGGCGTTACCTCATGGTCTATCTGGACGAACGTCGGACACACGCAGAATTAGCTAAGTTTTCTCGACGCGATGCAGAACGATGGCACGACTACTGGGCCATGTGGAACCGCATGATCGCTCGCTTCCGGCCATTCATTCTGCGCCCGGCACCGACGCTCGGCGAACTCGAACAAGCATTCGCTGGGCCAGACGGACTCGAGGATCTGCGCACGCTGCTCCTCAAGAGTATCGCTGAAGTGTTGGACACTTTTTTCGAGAGCGAGGAGATCAAGGCTCCGCTTTGTACTGGCGGAGTGATCGGTGTGAACCTCGGCCCCAAGTCGCCCGGGACTGCCTATGTCAAGTTCCATCATCTCTTGGGGAATCTCAACGGTCACCAAGGTGCCTGGGGCTTCGTCCGCGGCGGCATGGGCAGCATCGCCGAAGCGCTTGCCGGTTTCTGCCGCGATCACGGCGTGACGATCCTCACGGATGCTGAAGTCGCTGAGATCGACGTCAGCGACGGAGCGGCCCGTGGTGTCCGGCTGACCGACGGTCGACGCTTCTCAGCGCGTGTCATTCTCTCCAATGCCGACCCCCAGCGAACCTTTCTCCAGATGGTCCCCGCGAACGCTCTGCCGGCTTCCTTCCGCGACGCGATCACACGCATGAAAGTCAAAGGCTCGGTGGTCAAGGTACTCCTCGGATTGAACCAGCTGCCGAACTTCCGCTGTTTGCCCGGAACCGAGATCGGCCCCCAGCACACCGGTGGGATCGTCATCAATCCCTCGATCGACTATCTCGAACGGGCTTGGGAAGACTGTAAGCACGGCAGGCCATCGGCTCGACCGTTCATGGATTGCTACATCCAGTCAGCGACCGAGGACGGTCTTGCCCCACCCGGCAAGCACGTCATGTCCCTGTACGTCCAGTACGCACCGTATGACCTCGCTGAAGGCACTTGGGAGGAACGAAAAGACGAGATCGGTCGCAACATCATCGATACGCTCGCGGAATATGCACCTAACATGTGGGATGCGATCGAGCACATGAGCGTCCTCGGCCCGCGCGATATCGAAGATGTCATCGGCATCACCGGCGGAAACATCTTTCACGGCGAGATCACTCCTGACCAGATGTTCGTCTTCCGCCCGGCTCCCGGCTTCTCCGGTTACGAGTCTCCGATCGAGCGACTCTACCTCTGTGGGTCGGGGGCCTGGCCAGGTGGAGCTGTTTTCGGGGCGCCGGGACGCAACTGTGCACTGCAAGTCTTGGCCGATCTGGAGCGTCGCGGGGGTTGA
- a CDS encoding c-type cytochrome: MARSPIRSKTARRLVLGLLAGTALALLGSACVSSNTYPIDFFSEMHYQKSFRAQEPPRLDVPAGVVPITGGEPQYTLEEARNLQNPLANDPQAAARGQQLYAVNCVACHGPQGDGKGPLSVYWGLVQGAVPPSNLKDPAVVSRTDGELYWILTNGYTSPQNQVQYPHNLTNMPAFGKLLTPEQRWALVSYIRQLQKQ; encoded by the coding sequence ATGGCACGAAGTCCCATCCGCTCGAAAACCGCACGTCGCCTCGTGCTCGGCCTCCTGGCCGGCACGGCGCTGGCGTTGCTCGGGAGCGCGTGCGTCTCGTCGAACACCTATCCGATCGACTTCTTCAGCGAAATGCACTACCAGAAGTCGTTCCGTGCTCAGGAGCCTCCGCGCCTGGATGTTCCTGCGGGTGTCGTCCCGATCACAGGGGGCGAACCACAATACACGCTGGAAGAAGCGCGGAACCTCCAGAATCCTTTGGCTAACGATCCACAGGCTGCGGCACGCGGGCAGCAACTCTACGCGGTCAACTGCGTCGCATGTCATGGCCCTCAAGGTGATGGAAAGGGACCGCTGTCCGTTTACTGGGGGTTGGTCCAGGGTGCTGTTCCTCCATCGAATCTCAAGGATCCCGCTGTAGTCTCACGTACCGACGGGGAACTCTATTGGATCCTGACGAATGGCTATACCTCGCCACAAAACCAAGTGCAGTATCCGCACAACCTTACCAATATGCCCGCCTTCGGCAAGCTCCTCACCCCAGAGCAACGCTGGGCGCTCGTGAGTTACATCCGCCAACTCCAAAAGCAGTAG
- a CDS encoding DUF3341 domain-containing protein gives MAIREVLGLYRDLDSAVAAADALRDAGFSRSEFEVLSNAPYPEGTFGEESGIHRLFVFPLIGAACGFAAGLLITGGTQLSYPLLTGGKPLLSIPPMIIIMYEGTMLGALIFTVLGVLFESRLPWIGRALYDPRITQGYIGILVRTAPEREARAIEALRKANPEDILTESGNAGRQPARS, from the coding sequence ATGGCGATCCGTGAAGTTCTCGGGCTGTACCGTGATCTCGACTCAGCTGTTGCCGCAGCTGACGCGCTGCGTGATGCCGGCTTCAGTCGCAGCGAGTTCGAAGTGCTCTCCAATGCTCCGTATCCCGAAGGGACCTTTGGGGAAGAATCCGGAATCCACCGGCTCTTCGTCTTCCCCCTGATCGGGGCTGCCTGTGGTTTCGCCGCGGGACTGCTCATCACTGGCGGCACGCAGCTTTCCTATCCGCTCCTCACTGGAGGCAAGCCGCTGCTTTCGATTCCGCCGATGATCATCATCATGTACGAGGGTACCATGCTGGGCGCTCTGATCTTCACCGTACTCGGCGTTCTCTTCGAGTCTCGGCTTCCCTGGATCGGTCGCGCGCTCTACGATCCACGCATCACCCAGGGCTATATCGGCATCCTGGTGCGCACCGCACCGGAGCGTGAAGCCCGCGCGATCGAGGCGCTCCGGAAGGCGAATCCCGAGGACATTCTGACCGAGAGCGGGAACGCCGGACGGCAACCGGCGCGGAGCTAG
- the nrfD gene encoding NrfD/PsrC family molybdoenzyme membrane anchor subunit, with protein MQERHRLGEEEITRELLRPLMTTPAMMWVGFIGLGAVLAIFVFAVSWMFYWGLGVTGLQRPNMWGFMIVNFVFWIGISHAGVMISAILRLTQAEWRRPVTRAAEVMTIFSLMTAMLHPVIHTGRPWRTLYWVFPYDFWRNLWPDVRGPLVWDPSAILTYLTGSTLFLYTTMIPDMALARDRTTGWRRVLYTILALGWRGNERQWKMQTIAGFLLSGLILPVFVSVHSIVSWDFAVSLVPTWHATVFAPYFVIGAIHSGVSAVVTLMALMRWLFRFENYIRLEHFDAIGRLLIAVGTGWLWFFLLDIFFAIYPQEARELEIMQFRLFEWPFNVLTALIFIFGYFIPVPIWVFQRFRRNVKIMFWTSILVNVGMWAERYWLIKPGLMRKYEFTFDWNWYRPSIVEISIVLGSFALVGFLLLVFSKIFPPISVWEEKEGQHFAQQLRVGKRVVNAIVREF; from the coding sequence ATGCAAGAACGACATCGGCTCGGTGAAGAGGAAATCACGCGGGAACTCCTGCGTCCTCTCATGACAACACCGGCCATGATGTGGGTCGGATTCATCGGACTGGGCGCTGTTCTCGCCATCTTCGTCTTCGCGGTCAGCTGGATGTTCTATTGGGGACTCGGTGTGACGGGTCTCCAGCGCCCCAATATGTGGGGCTTCATGATCGTCAACTTCGTCTTTTGGATCGGTATCAGTCACGCTGGCGTCATGATCTCTGCGATCCTCCGTCTCACTCAGGCTGAGTGGCGGCGCCCGGTTACTCGCGCTGCTGAGGTGATGACCATCTTCAGTCTCATGACCGCCATGCTCCATCCTGTCATTCACACCGGCCGCCCGTGGCGCACGCTCTACTGGGTCTTCCCGTACGATTTTTGGCGCAACCTTTGGCCGGACGTCCGCGGTCCACTCGTCTGGGACCCCAGCGCCATCCTCACGTACCTCACGGGAAGCACCCTCTTCCTGTACACGACGATGATTCCGGATATGGCGCTCGCGCGCGACCGCACGACCGGCTGGCGACGTGTCCTCTACACGATTCTCGCGCTCGGCTGGCGCGGGAACGAGCGACAGTGGAAGATGCAGACCATCGCTGGTTTCCTGCTCTCCGGGTTGATCCTCCCAGTCTTCGTCTCGGTTCACTCGATCGTTTCCTGGGACTTCGCTGTCTCGCTGGTTCCCACTTGGCATGCGACCGTCTTCGCACCGTACTTCGTGATCGGCGCCATCCACTCCGGTGTCTCGGCGGTGGTCACGCTCATGGCCTTGATGCGCTGGCTCTTCCGCTTTGAGAACTATATCCGTCTCGAGCACTTCGACGCGATCGGGCGGCTCCTCATCGCTGTCGGCACCGGGTGGCTCTGGTTCTTCCTGCTCGACATCTTCTTTGCCATCTATCCGCAGGAGGCGCGTGAGCTCGAAATCATGCAGTTCCGTCTCTTCGAGTGGCCTTTCAACGTCCTGACAGCACTCATCTTTATCTTCGGGTATTTCATCCCAGTCCCGATCTGGGTGTTCCAGCGCTTCCGCCGCAACGTCAAAATCATGTTCTGGACATCGATCCTCGTGAACGTCGGCATGTGGGCCGAGCGCTACTGGCTGATCAAGCCAGGACTCATGCGGAAGTACGAATTTACCTTCGACTGGAACTGGTACCGGCCGTCCATCGTGGAAATCAGTATCGTGCTCGGTTCCTTCGCGCTCGTCGGCTTCCTCCTGTTGGTCTTCTCCAAGATCTTCCCACCGATTTCCGTCTGGGAAGAGAAGGAAGGCCAGCACTTCGCCCAGCAGCTGCGAGTCGGTAAGCGTGTCGTCAACGCGATCGTGCGGGAGTTTTAG
- a CDS encoding 4Fe-4S dicluster domain-containing protein, whose amino-acid sequence MPRWGMVIDLDRCIGCGACVVACQAENNVPINTEDVYHQRRAIAWIRLERYWEGEYPNIKARYIPVPCMQCTNAPCEPVCPVYATYHTNEGINMQVYNRCIGTRYCAVNCHWHVRFFNFWEPKWPDSLKNQLNPDVTVRSRGVMEKCNFCVHRLVKAEQKAKTEKRSLRTDEVTTACAQACPTSAIVFGDLDDPNSAVSKLLAQAEQEGRVYRLLEDLGTDPKVYYLKKIDLEAAEHAATH is encoded by the coding sequence ATGCCACGCTGGGGAATGGTGATCGATCTTGACCGCTGTATCGGGTGCGGCGCCTGCGTCGTCGCGTGCCAGGCAGAGAACAACGTTCCGATCAATACCGAGGACGTCTATCATCAGCGCCGCGCCATCGCCTGGATTCGACTCGAGCGGTACTGGGAGGGCGAATACCCGAACATCAAGGCACGCTACATTCCGGTACCCTGCATGCAGTGCACCAACGCTCCTTGCGAACCGGTCTGTCCGGTTTATGCGACCTACCACACCAACGAAGGTATCAATATGCAGGTTTATAACCGCTGTATCGGCACTCGCTATTGTGCGGTCAACTGCCACTGGCACGTCCGCTTCTTCAACTTCTGGGAGCCGAAGTGGCCCGATTCGCTCAAGAACCAGCTCAATCCAGACGTCACGGTACGGAGTCGTGGCGTCATGGAAAAGTGCAACTTCTGTGTCCATCGCCTCGTCAAGGCCGAGCAGAAGGCGAAGACTGAAAAGCGATCCCTGCGTACTGACGAGGTCACGACTGCTTGTGCCCAGGCATGTCCGACCAGTGCCATCGTCTTCGGAGATCTGGACGACCCCAACAGCGCGGTCAGCAAGTTGCTCGCCCAGGCTGAACAGGAAGGACGCGTCTACCGGTTGTTGGAAGATCTCGGTACCGATCCGAAGGTCTATTACCTGAAGAAGATCGATCTCGAAGCTGCTGAGCACGCAGCAACGCACTGA